In a genomic window of Bacillus rossius redtenbacheri isolate Brsri chromosome 4 unlocalized genomic scaffold, Brsri_v3 Brsri_v3_scf4_2, whole genome shotgun sequence:
- the LOC134542272 gene encoding ubiquitin-conjugating enzyme E2 J2-like — MNRTTMSGRRTNTATARLKQDYLRLKRDPVPYIVAEPLPSNMLEWHYVVIGPQETPYEGGMYHGKLVFPGEFPFKPPSIYMTTPNGRFKTNTRLCLSISDFHPDTWNPAWSVSTILTGLLSFMIEKSPTYGSTESSEYEKRQLAAQSLQFNLRDKTFCELFPDLVSAIKTELERRAEAERSARNTSQSVSSSDMQTLFRNQFGHNEQSPLHSAITNICVIIGVAAFAYTVKYVLRSIATD; from the exons ATGAACAGAACCACCATGTCTGGACGTAGAACCAACACGGCCACTGCTCGCCTGAAGCAGGACTACTTGCGCCTGAAGAGAGACCCAGTGCCGTACATCGTCGCGGAGCCCTTGCCGTCCAACATGCTGGAGTG GCATTACGTTGTGATAGGCCCACAAGAGACACCTTATGAAGGGGGCATGTACCATGGCAAGCTTGTTTTCCCTGGGGAGTTTCCTTTCAAGCCTCCAAGTATTTACATGACAACACCAAATGGAAG GTTCAAGACCAACACGCGACTGTGCTTGTCCATAAGTGACTTCCACCCGGACACATGGAACCCTGCCTGGAGCGTGTCCACCATCCTCACGGGGCTGCTCAGCTTCATGATCGAGAAGAGCCCCACGTACGGCAGCACCGAGTCCTCGGAGTACGAGAAGCGGCAGCTGGCGGCCCAGAGCTTGCAGTTCAACCTGCGGGACAAAACTTTCTGCGAACTGTTTCCGGATCTTGTTTCG GCGATCAAGACTGAGTTAGAGAGGAGGGCGGAAGCAGAGCGTTCGGCACGCAACACATCCCAGTCTGTGTCGTCCAGCGACATGCAGACGCTCTTCAGGAACCAGTTCGGCCACAACGAGCAGTCTCCTCTGCACAGCGCCATCACCAACATCTGCGTGATCATCGGGGTGGCAGCATTCGCCTACACCGTCAAGTACGTCCTGCGGAGCATAGCGACGGATTGA